A portion of the Leifsonia sp. EB41 genome contains these proteins:
- the rpmB gene encoding 50S ribosomal protein L28 — MAAVCQVTGAVPGFGHNISHSHRRTKRRFDPNIQKKTYYVPSLRRNVTLTLSAKGIKVIDARGIESVVKDLLARGEKI; from the coding sequence ATGGCAGCAGTGTGCCAGGTGACTGGAGCCGTTCCCGGCTTCGGTCACAACATCTCGCACTCGCACCGTCGCACGAAGCGCCGGTTCGACCCGAACATCCAGAAGAAGACGTACTACGTCCCGTCTCTTCGTCGTAACGTCACCCTGACGCTGAGCGCCAAGGGTATCAAGGTCATCGACGCCCGCGGCATCGAGTCCGTGGTCAAGGACCTCCTGGCCCGTGGGGAGAAGATCTAA
- the rpmG gene encoding 50S ribosomal protein L33: protein MAKQQDIRPIIKLRSTAGTGYTYVTKKNRRNDPDRLVLKKYDPVVRKHVDFREER from the coding sequence ATGGCGAAGCAGCAGGACATCCGTCCGATCATCAAGCTCCGTTCGACGGCGGGCACCGGTTACACCTACGTGACCAAGAAGAACCGTCGCAACGACCCCGACCGCCTCGTGCTCAAGAAGTACGACCCTGTCGTGCGCAAGCACGTCGACTTCCGAGAGGAGCGCTAA
- a CDS encoding HU family DNA-binding protein translates to MADNLNKTELVAAVAAASGQSQATVSSVVDAFFATISETVKGGGKVTIPGWLAAERTETAARTGRNPQTGAEISIPAGHRVKLTAGSKLKAAVK, encoded by the coding sequence ATGGCTGACAACCTGAACAAGACCGAGCTCGTTGCTGCCGTCGCCGCGGCGTCGGGTCAGAGCCAGGCCACCGTCTCGAGCGTCGTCGACGCGTTCTTCGCCACGATCAGCGAGACCGTCAAGGGTGGCGGCAAGGTCACCATCCCGGGCTGGCTCGCCGCCGAGCGCACCGAGACCGCCGCTCGCACCGGCCGCAACCCGCAGACGGGCGCCGAGATCTCGATCCCGGCCGGCCACCGCGTCAAGCTGACCGCGGGCTCCAAGCTCAAGGCTGCCGTCAAGTAA
- a CDS encoding ATP-dependent RecD-like DNA helicase produces MGGLSLSPEQRAVFELIEHTRDHVFVTGRAGTGKSTLLNHLSWNTEKSIVIAAPTGVAALNVGGQTIHSLFKLPIGVIADHDIDQTSELRKLLNSIDTLVIDEVSMVNADLMDAVDRSLRQARQRPKEVFGGVQIVLFGDPYQLAPVPGDHEERAYFADTYRSMWFFDAKVWREADLQIVELLQVHRQHESDFRYMLNAVRHGQVTKEIADRLNEVGARPAPRDGTITLATRNDTVNRINAQALEQLPGRPLTAKAEVSGDFGGRNYPADEVLELKVGAQVMFLRNDVGQGDGPRWVNGTIGTVTRIDSNVYVDVDGQVHEVEPAIWEKYRYSYSPETKKLTKDVVADFTQFPLRLAWAVTIHKSQGKTYDAAIVDLGARAFTSGQTYVALSRITSLEGLYLTRPLRPSDITVDPDVERFMRDARSMRVPIAAE; encoded by the coding sequence ATGGGCGGACTCTCGCTCTCGCCCGAGCAGCGGGCGGTGTTCGAGCTGATCGAGCACACGCGGGACCATGTGTTCGTGACGGGCAGGGCCGGAACCGGCAAGTCCACGCTGCTCAACCACCTGTCGTGGAACACCGAGAAGTCGATCGTCATCGCCGCGCCGACCGGGGTCGCCGCGCTGAACGTCGGCGGGCAGACCATCCACTCGCTGTTCAAGCTGCCGATCGGGGTCATCGCCGACCACGACATCGATCAGACCAGTGAGCTGCGCAAGCTGCTGAACAGCATCGACACCCTGGTGATCGACGAGGTCTCGATGGTGAACGCCGACCTGATGGACGCGGTCGACCGCAGTCTCCGTCAGGCCAGGCAGCGGCCGAAGGAGGTGTTCGGCGGCGTCCAGATCGTGCTGTTCGGCGACCCGTACCAGCTCGCGCCCGTGCCGGGCGACCACGAGGAGCGCGCGTACTTCGCCGACACCTACCGCTCGATGTGGTTCTTCGACGCGAAGGTGTGGCGGGAGGCCGACCTCCAGATCGTCGAGCTGCTGCAGGTGCACCGGCAGCACGAGTCCGACTTCCGCTACATGCTCAACGCGGTCCGGCACGGGCAGGTGACGAAGGAGATCGCCGACCGGCTGAACGAGGTCGGCGCGCGCCCGGCGCCGCGGGACGGCACGATCACGCTCGCGACGCGCAACGACACGGTGAACCGCATCAACGCGCAGGCCCTGGAGCAGCTGCCCGGCCGGCCGCTGACGGCGAAGGCCGAGGTGAGCGGCGACTTCGGCGGCCGCAACTACCCGGCCGACGAGGTGCTGGAGCTGAAGGTCGGCGCGCAGGTGATGTTCCTGCGCAACGACGTCGGACAGGGCGACGGACCGCGCTGGGTGAACGGCACCATCGGCACCGTCACCCGCATCGACTCCAACGTCTACGTGGACGTCGACGGCCAGGTGCACGAGGTCGAGCCGGCGATCTGGGAGAAGTACCGGTACAGCTACTCCCCCGAGACCAAGAAGCTCACCAAGGACGTGGTCGCCGACTTCACGCAGTTCCCGCTGCGGCTCGCGTGGGCGGTCACCATCCACAAGTCGCAGGGCAAGACGTACGACGCGGCGATCGTGGACCTCGGTGCGCGTGCGTTCACCTCGGGCCAGACGTACGTCGCGCTGAGCCGGATCACCAGCCTGGAGGGTCTCTACCTGACCCGTCCGCTGCGCCCGAGCGACATCACAGTGGACCCGGACGTGGAGCGCTTCATGCGCGACGCCCGGTCGATGCGGGTGCCGATCGCGGCGGAGTGA
- a CDS encoding FHA domain-containing protein, giving the protein MAVMFALDLSDGQHVETAGNGVIGRNPASHTPGTEFDDPANVELVTVADDAKSVSRAHLAFGQYDGVFWVMDLGSANGTTITYPGEGTFACDPNTRHEVDPGSIVRFGNASFALSRRS; this is encoded by the coding sequence ATGGCGGTCATGTTCGCACTGGATCTGAGCGACGGGCAGCACGTCGAGACGGCGGGCAACGGCGTGATCGGGCGCAATCCGGCATCCCACACGCCGGGCACCGAGTTCGACGACCCTGCGAACGTCGAGCTGGTGACGGTGGCGGACGACGCCAAGTCGGTCTCCCGCGCGCACCTCGCGTTCGGGCAGTACGACGGGGTCTTCTGGGTGATGGACCTCGGCTCCGCCAACGGGACGACGATCACCTACCCGGGCGAGGGCACCTTCGCGTGCGACCCGAACACGCGGCACGAGGTCGATCCCGGGTCGATCGTGCGGTTCGGGAACGCGTCGTTCGCGCTGAGCCGCCGGAGCTGA
- a CDS encoding serine hydrolase domain-containing protein, with protein MGRGRSLRRIVLAAFAATLAFTLAACGNTGANPDFPPQQPGALPAATVTQLTTAVTDAIQLSGGSAALVGVWAPWAGSWTTAIGTTTRGGSVPVTPAMTFRAGQLTTAMTCTVLLELVDEGTVELDDPVAQWIPGLVGVGGVTLRELCQDTSGFGDYASVLHREFLANPQRYWPPLELVSDGVAMARTGNPGEKYSPSQTNALLLGMALQNAAGRNWEQLYQSYVFGRLGMSASVLPDDGVFTVPGPHPAGYVAPLDATGAPVCAKPQDITALSPSLGWTAAGVVSNVTDLKVFAQALASGSLLSSSSADAQAKTVGAGASWLGYGLGMQVVGPLRGASGAVPGYLSAAYADPSSGLTVVVALNDSTPGAGFAQALAERLASIASKVPAVQKGAKVVATLPWSEDQATAAMKAAAPCPAKTAAG; from the coding sequence ATGGGACGAGGGAGAAGTCTCCGCAGAATCGTTCTCGCGGCGTTCGCCGCCACGCTCGCCTTCACCCTCGCCGCGTGCGGCAACACCGGTGCGAACCCCGACTTCCCGCCGCAGCAGCCGGGCGCCCTCCCGGCCGCCACGGTGACGCAGCTCACCACAGCGGTGACGGACGCGATCCAGCTCTCCGGAGGGTCGGCCGCCCTCGTCGGAGTCTGGGCGCCGTGGGCGGGCAGCTGGACGACCGCGATCGGGACCACGACCCGCGGCGGGTCCGTGCCGGTCACCCCCGCCATGACGTTCCGCGCGGGCCAGCTCACCACCGCGATGACGTGCACAGTGCTCCTCGAACTGGTCGACGAGGGCACGGTGGAGCTCGACGACCCGGTCGCGCAGTGGATTCCGGGCCTCGTGGGCGTCGGCGGGGTGACCCTGCGCGAGCTGTGCCAGGACACCTCCGGCTTCGGCGACTACGCGTCGGTCCTGCACCGCGAGTTCCTGGCCAACCCGCAGCGCTACTGGCCGCCGCTCGAGCTCGTGAGCGACGGCGTCGCGATGGCGCGCACCGGGAACCCGGGCGAGAAGTACAGCCCGTCGCAGACGAACGCGCTGCTGCTCGGGATGGCGCTGCAGAACGCGGCCGGCCGCAACTGGGAGCAGCTCTACCAGAGCTACGTGTTCGGCCGGCTCGGGATGTCGGCGAGCGTCCTCCCCGACGACGGCGTCTTCACCGTGCCCGGCCCGCATCCCGCGGGCTACGTGGCCCCGCTCGACGCCACCGGCGCTCCGGTGTGCGCCAAGCCGCAGGACATCACCGCGCTGTCGCCGTCGCTGGGCTGGACGGCGGCGGGGGTGGTCTCGAACGTCACGGACCTCAAGGTGTTCGCGCAGGCGCTCGCCAGCGGCTCGCTGCTGAGCAGCAGCTCGGCGGACGCGCAGGCGAAGACGGTCGGCGCGGGCGCGTCCTGGCTGGGCTACGGACTCGGCATGCAGGTCGTCGGGCCGCTCCGCGGCGCGTCGGGGGCGGTCCCCGGTTACCTGTCGGCGGCGTACGCCGACCCGTCGTCGGGGCTGACCGTCGTCGTGGCGCTCAACGACTCGACGCCGGGCGCGGGGTTCGCGCAGGCGCTGGCCGAGCGGCTGGCGTCGATCGCGTCCAAGGTGCCCGCGGTGCAGAAGGGCGCGAAGGTCGTGGCGACGCTGCCCTGGTCGGAGGACCAGGCCACGGCCGCCATGAAGGCCGCGGCGCCCTGCCCGGCGAAGACCGCTGCGGGCTGA
- a CDS encoding cytochrome c oxidase assembly protein, with amino-acid sequence MPRLLRVIGPAVLLAAALLSVVAALAFGGGAAAPLLLDPGALVRWGLPISTLVVNLSLSGTVGALVLACFAFKADRDEYGTALDFAAACAAIMTVASAVTGLFTFVSVANVPWSFDQTFTNGLSSFITSVSLGQAWLGITLIAAAVTVLCFAVRNQTAIVFVTLLAMAAVVPMAQQGHSSEAAGHDAAVTSFGLHVLFAAIWLGGLLTLIVIKRTLGGGRLVTVLERYSSIALICFIVVALSGYVNAELRVGTLAELATPYGILVLVKVAALGVLGLFGLMQRRVLIERLKRLGEGRTFWWIVTAELAFMGIASGVAAALARTVTPVPQTRAAVPTPAEILTGEKLPPELTWGRLFTTWNFDLLWVLACGFALFFYLAGVWRLHKRGDKWPVYRTVLWTLGIVLLFYITNGGVNVYEKYLFSAHMSAHMVLTMAVPLLLVPGAPVTLAVRAIRKRQDGTRGGREWILLAVHSRFAGIISHPLVAAGLFAGSLWAFYYTPLIRWATTDHIGHEWMVVHFVITGYLFVQSLIGIDPVKYRLPYPFRLLLLLGTMAFHAFFGLSIMQMHGLLLADWFGAMGRTWGATPLVDQQTGGGIAWSIGEIPTVILAIVVAIQWSRSDERDSRRQDRNADRTNDAELRAYNEQLARLAARDGTVQR; translated from the coding sequence GTGCCCAGACTTCTCCGCGTGATCGGTCCCGCCGTGCTCCTGGCGGCCGCTCTGCTGTCGGTCGTCGCGGCTCTCGCCTTCGGCGGAGGGGCCGCCGCGCCCCTGCTGCTCGACCCCGGCGCGCTGGTGCGCTGGGGACTCCCGATCTCGACGCTCGTCGTCAACCTCAGCCTCTCGGGGACGGTCGGCGCGCTGGTCCTGGCCTGCTTCGCGTTCAAGGCGGACAGGGACGAGTACGGCACGGCCCTCGACTTCGCCGCGGCCTGCGCCGCGATCATGACGGTGGCCTCCGCCGTGACCGGGCTGTTCACATTCGTCAGCGTCGCCAACGTGCCGTGGTCGTTCGACCAGACCTTCACCAACGGGCTGAGCTCGTTCATCACCAGCGTGTCGCTCGGTCAGGCCTGGCTCGGCATCACGCTGATCGCCGCCGCCGTCACGGTGCTCTGCTTCGCCGTCCGCAACCAGACGGCGATCGTCTTCGTCACGCTGCTCGCAATGGCCGCGGTCGTGCCGATGGCGCAGCAGGGGCACAGCTCGGAAGCCGCAGGCCACGACGCCGCGGTGACCTCCTTCGGGCTGCACGTGCTGTTCGCCGCGATCTGGCTGGGCGGCCTCCTGACGCTCATCGTCATCAAGCGCACGCTGGGCGGCGGCCGGCTGGTGACGGTGCTGGAGCGGTACTCCAGCATCGCGCTCATCTGCTTCATCGTGGTGGCCCTGTCGGGGTACGTGAACGCCGAGCTGCGCGTCGGGACGCTGGCCGAGCTGGCGACGCCGTACGGCATCCTGGTGCTCGTCAAGGTCGCTGCGCTCGGCGTCCTCGGGCTGTTCGGGCTCATGCAGCGCCGCGTCCTCATCGAACGGCTGAAGCGGCTGGGCGAGGGCCGGACGTTCTGGTGGATCGTCACCGCCGAGCTGGCCTTCATGGGCATCGCCTCTGGTGTGGCGGCGGCGCTCGCCCGCACCGTGACGCCGGTTCCGCAGACCCGGGCCGCGGTGCCGACGCCCGCGGAGATCCTCACCGGCGAGAAGCTCCCGCCGGAGCTCACCTGGGGCCGGCTCTTCACGACGTGGAACTTCGACCTGCTCTGGGTGCTCGCCTGCGGCTTCGCGCTGTTCTTCTACCTGGCCGGCGTGTGGAGGCTCCACAAGCGCGGCGACAAGTGGCCGGTCTACCGGACGGTGCTCTGGACGCTCGGCATCGTCCTGCTCTTCTACATCACCAACGGCGGTGTGAACGTCTACGAGAAGTACCTGTTCTCGGCGCACATGTCGGCGCACATGGTCCTGACGATGGCGGTCCCGCTGCTGCTGGTGCCCGGGGCCCCGGTGACGCTGGCCGTCCGGGCGATCCGCAAGCGTCAGGACGGCACGCGCGGCGGCCGCGAGTGGATCCTGCTCGCGGTGCACTCCCGGTTCGCAGGGATCATCTCGCATCCGCTCGTCGCGGCCGGACTGTTCGCCGGGTCGCTGTGGGCGTTCTACTACACGCCGCTCATCCGCTGGGCGACGACCGACCACATCGGGCACGAGTGGATGGTCGTGCACTTCGTGATCACGGGCTATTTGTTCGTGCAGTCGCTGATCGGCATCGACCCGGTCAAGTACCGGCTCCCGTACCCGTTCCGGTTGCTGCTGCTGCTCGGCACGATGGCGTTCCACGCGTTCTTCGGGCTGTCCATCATGCAGATGCACGGTCTCCTGCTGGCCGACTGGTTCGGCGCGATGGGCCGGACCTGGGGCGCGACGCCGCTGGTCGACCAGCAGACGGGCGGCGGGATCGCGTGGAGCATCGGCGAGATCCCGACGGTCATCCTGGCGATCGTGGTGGCCATCCAGTGGAGCCGCAGCGACGAGCGCGATTCGAGGCGGCAGGACAGGAACGCCGACCGCACGAACGACGCGGAGCTGAGGGCGTACAACGAGCAGCTCGCCCGGCTGGCGGCGCGCGACGGCACGGTGCAGCGGTAG
- a CDS encoding Fur family transcriptional regulator: MKRNTWQREAVREALSSTEGFISAQGLHLTLHETGSPIGLATVYRALADLAAEGDADSLQSPEGESLYRACTTGHHHHLICRKCGLTVEIEADEVEQWARAAAASHGFTQAQHVVDVFGLCAGCTAKAAGE; the protein is encoded by the coding sequence GTGAAGCGCAACACCTGGCAGCGGGAGGCCGTCCGAGAGGCCCTGTCCTCGACGGAAGGCTTCATCAGCGCGCAGGGGCTCCACCTGACGCTGCACGAGACAGGCTCCCCGATCGGCCTGGCGACCGTCTACCGCGCGCTCGCCGACCTGGCGGCGGAAGGCGACGCGGACTCGCTGCAGTCGCCGGAGGGCGAGAGCCTCTATCGTGCGTGCACGACGGGGCACCACCACCACCTGATCTGCCGCAAGTGCGGGCTGACGGTGGAGATCGAAGCCGACGAGGTCGAGCAGTGGGCGCGTGCTGCGGCGGCGTCGCACGGGTTCACGCAGGCGCAGCATGTGGTGGACGTGTTCGGGTTGTGCGCAGGGTGCACGGCGAAGGCCGCCGGCGAGTAG
- the rpsN gene encoding 30S ribosomal protein S14 gives MAKTSKIAKNEQRKVIVERWAAKRAELKKALVDPNGTDESREAARLGLQKLPRDASPIRVRNRDAVDGRPRGNLSKFGISRVRFRDMAHRGELPGITKSSW, from the coding sequence ATGGCCAAGACGTCCAAGATCGCCAAGAACGAGCAGCGTAAGGTCATCGTCGAGCGCTGGGCCGCGAAGCGTGCCGAGCTGAAGAAGGCGCTCGTCGACCCGAACGGCACCGACGAGTCCCGCGAGGCCGCCCGCCTGGGCCTCCAGAAGCTCCCCCGTGACGCCTCCCCCATCCGCGTGCGCAACCGCGACGCGGTGGACGGCCGTCCCCGTGGAAACCTCAGCAAGTTCGGCATCTCGCGTGTCCGCTTCCGCGACATGGCGCACCGAGGCGAGCTGCCCGGCATCACCAAGTCGAGCTGGTAA
- a CDS encoding DUF4383 domain-containing protein: MRTSPNRLVATIFGAVYLLVGLLGFAFTGGVGFVATQGGLILGIFEVNPLHNIAHLLIGAALLIAGLTRAAAAKAVNTTVGAVYLLLGIVGFFLVGTGANILALNTPDHFLHLVSAIVLLGVGLGAERTVRSSSVAA; the protein is encoded by the coding sequence ATGCGCACATCACCGAACCGCCTCGTCGCCACCATTTTCGGCGCCGTCTACCTGCTCGTCGGCCTGCTCGGCTTCGCCTTCACCGGCGGCGTCGGCTTCGTCGCCACCCAGGGTGGCCTGATCCTCGGCATCTTCGAGGTCAACCCGCTGCACAACATCGCCCACCTGCTCATCGGCGCGGCGCTGCTCATCGCCGGCCTCACCAGGGCAGCCGCGGCGAAGGCCGTCAACACCACCGTCGGAGCCGTCTACCTGCTCCTGGGCATCGTCGGCTTCTTCCTGGTCGGGACCGGGGCGAACATCCTCGCCCTGAACACCCCCGACCACTTCCTCCACTTGGTGAGCGCCATCGTGCTCCTCGGTGTCGGTCTCGGCGCCGAGCGGACTGTGCGCTCCTCTTCGGTCGCCGCCTGA